The proteins below come from a single Crossiella sp. CA-258035 genomic window:
- a CDS encoding ATP-dependent DNA ligase: MTLPLTPPVQPMLASPVDEVPDRDGLLFEPKWDGFRCVVFRDGDSVFLQSRSGKDLARYFPEAVEFLRAGLPDRVVIDGELVVEVDGELDFDALTERIHPAASRITLLAAQHPARFIAFDLLAHGDETLLELPFTERRARLEKLFEQVSGDRVHLTPATAEIATAREWFTLFEGAGLDGLIAKPADGPYAPGKRTLLKIKHARTADCVLAGLRWHVKTEPGTAVGSLLLGLYDDKGVLHHVGVIGSFPAAKRKALVEELAELREGAEDNHPWLTGETDGQRLPGAINRWRSNEQSWLPLRPERVVEIAYTQTEGGFPARLRHNGLFLRWRPDREPDSCRYDQLDQPAKYDLDSVLGGEVKPA; encoded by the coding sequence ATGACGCTGCCGCTGACCCCGCCCGTCCAGCCGATGCTGGCCAGCCCGGTGGACGAGGTGCCCGACCGCGACGGCCTGCTGTTCGAGCCGAAGTGGGACGGGTTCCGCTGCGTGGTCTTCCGTGACGGCGACTCGGTGTTCCTGCAGTCCCGCTCCGGCAAGGACCTGGCCAGGTACTTCCCGGAGGCGGTGGAGTTCCTGCGCGCCGGGCTGCCGGACCGGGTGGTCATCGACGGTGAGCTGGTGGTCGAGGTGGACGGCGAGCTGGACTTCGACGCGCTGACCGAGCGGATCCACCCGGCGGCCAGCCGGATCACCCTGCTGGCCGCGCAGCACCCGGCCCGGTTCATCGCCTTCGACCTGCTCGCGCACGGTGACGAGACGCTGCTGGAGCTGCCGTTCACCGAGCGGCGGGCCCGGCTGGAGAAGCTGTTCGAGCAGGTCAGCGGCGATCGGGTGCACCTGACCCCGGCCACGGCCGAGATCGCCACCGCCCGCGAGTGGTTCACCCTGTTCGAGGGCGCGGGCCTGGACGGGCTGATCGCCAAACCGGCGGACGGGCCGTATGCGCCGGGCAAGCGCACCCTGTTGAAGATCAAGCACGCGCGCACCGCGGACTGCGTGCTGGCCGGGCTGCGCTGGCACGTCAAGACCGAGCCGGGCACCGCGGTCGGCTCGCTGCTGCTCGGGCTCTACGACGACAAGGGCGTGCTGCACCACGTCGGCGTGATCGGCTCCTTCCCGGCGGCCAAGCGCAAGGCCCTGGTCGAGGAGCTGGCCGAACTGCGTGAAGGCGCCGAGGACAACCACCCCTGGCTGACCGGCGAGACCGACGGCCAGCGGCTGCCCGGCGCGATCAACCGCTGGCGCAGCAACGAGCAGAGCTGGCTGCCGCTGCGCCCGGAGCGGGTGGTGGAGATCGCCTACACCCAGACCGAGGGCGGTTTCCCGGCCCGGCTGCGCCACAACGGCCTGTTCCTGCGCTGGCGCCCGGACCGCGAACCGGACTCCTGCCGCTACGACCAGCTCGACCAGCCCGCCAAGTACGACCTCGACTCCGTCCTGGGCGGCGAGGTCAAACCCGCCTGA
- the meaB gene encoding methylmalonyl Co-A mutase-associated GTPase MeaB, with translation MRGNIDVGTYAEGVLAGDRSWVARAVTLVESRRADHRTTAQNLLAELQPHAGKARRIGITGVPGAGKSTFIDTLGSRLTAEGHRVAVLAVDPSSTKSGGSILGDKTRMTRLSADPNAFVRPSPTAGTLGGVAKATRETIVVMEAAGYDVVLVETVGVGQSEVTVADMVDTFLLLTLARTGDQLQGIKKGVLELADVIAVNKADGDHAKEAARAARELAGALRLLRSADATWDTPVLTCSARDDEGIAEVWAQVTRHRDQLDAAGELDAKRRNQLLGWTWAMVHDRLLHELHSHPGVRELGPALTKQVAEGTVTPAQAAQRILDTFQQGKG, from the coding sequence ATGCGCGGCAACATCGACGTCGGCACGTACGCCGAGGGAGTGCTCGCGGGCGACCGGTCCTGGGTCGCCCGCGCGGTCACCCTGGTCGAGTCCAGAAGAGCCGACCACCGCACCACCGCCCAGAACCTGTTGGCCGAACTACAACCCCACGCCGGCAAAGCACGCCGCATCGGCATCACCGGCGTCCCCGGCGCGGGCAAGTCCACCTTCATCGACACCCTGGGCAGCCGCCTCACCGCCGAAGGCCACCGGGTAGCGGTCCTGGCGGTGGACCCGTCCTCCACCAAGAGCGGCGGCAGCATTCTGGGCGACAAAACCAGGATGACCCGCCTGTCAGCAGACCCCAACGCCTTCGTCCGCCCCAGCCCCACCGCCGGAACCCTTGGCGGAGTGGCAAAAGCAACCCGCGAAACCATCGTGGTAATGGAGGCGGCGGGCTACGACGTGGTCCTGGTGGAAACGGTCGGCGTAGGCCAGTCCGAGGTGACCGTCGCCGACATGGTCGACACCTTCCTCCTGCTCACCCTGGCCCGCACCGGAGACCAGTTGCAGGGAATAAAGAAGGGCGTCCTGGAACTGGCCGACGTGATCGCCGTCAACAAAGCCGACGGCGATCACGCCAAGGAAGCCGCCCGCGCCGCCCGGGAACTGGCGGGCGCATTGCGCCTGCTCCGCTCGGCAGACGCCACCTGGGACACCCCGGTCCTCACGTGCAGCGCCCGCGACGACGAAGGCATCGCGGAAGTCTGGGCCCAAGTGACCCGCCACCGCGACCAACTCGACGCCGCAGGCGAGCTGGACGCCAAGCGCCGCAACCAGTTGCTGGGCTGGACCTGGGCGATGGTGCACGACAGGTTGCTGCACGAGCTGCACAGCCACCCCGGGGTACGAGAGCTGGGACCGGCGCTGACGAAGCAGGTAGCCGAGGGCACAGTGACCCCAGCCCAAGCAGCACAACGAATCCTGGACACCTTCCAACAGGGCAAGGGCTAG
- a CDS encoding alpha/beta hydrolase: MPRRRASISVGAMAVVSALVLSACAVGPSDRPAVAHDGSGAGPGGPPPTSAPARPIPPLTEPKDVGLSFVDCTDTVNRKLGSPNSLRVGCAKLPTTLDSPTRPGRGNTRIQLTKVGEGKHPLVVLNDAMGEPGSLYAVRLAAQLPKEILDVFHLIGVDRRGTGDSDAVRCVNQPSRSAMVGFDPAVTDAGALGELLETTRDAAQECMLDLDEQLGAFDTARTANDMNALREALGVPQLNAVARGDASRVLTVFAERYRDEVGRFILDGSPDPTVDAVGQAEARASGLKDAFAAFTADCATRGCPLGATPDQVVNDLVAKLRGQPLRGPRITFQSGTALRAVAAGLADRPRWPELAEAITKARDGDATGLESFVLPLWNGPDRDMIRLDGGLVTTCNDTTTRVDPARAATLAQEWTAKYPIFGALSAHELAWCMPWPVPAQPLPVPRAPEAPPMLVLGTEKDAVTPLAGTTKTAEALSTAVQVNWQGAGHGAFARSSCVNEASRLYLVEGKAPTNGTVCPP, from the coding sequence GTGCCGCGCCGTCGAGCCTCCATCAGCGTCGGCGCGATGGCCGTGGTGTCCGCACTGGTCCTGTCCGCCTGCGCGGTCGGGCCCTCGGACCGGCCAGCGGTCGCGCACGACGGCAGTGGCGCGGGTCCCGGCGGTCCGCCGCCGACCTCCGCCCCGGCCAGGCCGATCCCGCCGCTGACCGAGCCCAAGGACGTCGGACTGTCCTTTGTGGACTGCACGGACACGGTGAACCGCAAGCTGGGCAGTCCGAACAGTCTCCGGGTCGGCTGCGCGAAGCTGCCCACCACGCTGGACTCGCCGACCAGGCCGGGCCGCGGCAACACCCGGATCCAGCTGACCAAGGTCGGCGAGGGCAAGCACCCGCTGGTGGTGCTCAACGACGCCATGGGCGAACCCGGTTCGCTGTACGCGGTGCGGCTGGCCGCGCAGCTGCCCAAGGAGATCCTGGACGTCTTCCACCTGATCGGCGTGGACCGGCGCGGCACCGGCGACTCCGACGCGGTGCGCTGCGTGAACCAGCCCTCCCGCAGCGCGATGGTCGGCTTCGACCCGGCGGTCACCGACGCCGGCGCCCTCGGCGAGCTGCTGGAGACCACCAGGGACGCCGCCCAGGAGTGCATGCTGGACCTGGACGAGCAACTGGGCGCCTTCGACACCGCGCGCACCGCCAACGACATGAACGCCCTGCGCGAGGCACTGGGCGTGCCCCAGCTGAACGCGGTCGCCCGCGGCGACGCCTCCCGGGTGCTGACCGTCTTCGCCGAGCGCTACCGGGACGAGGTGGGCCGCTTCATCCTGGACGGCTCCCCCGACCCCACGGTCGACGCGGTGGGTCAGGCCGAAGCCCGCGCCAGCGGCCTCAAGGACGCCTTCGCCGCCTTCACCGCCGACTGCGCCACCCGGGGCTGCCCCCTGGGCGCCACCCCAGACCAGGTGGTCAACGACCTGGTGGCCAAACTCCGCGGCCAACCCCTGCGCGGCCCCCGGATCACCTTCCAGTCCGGCACCGCCCTGCGCGCCGTCGCCGCGGGCCTGGCCGACCGCCCCCGCTGGCCGGAGCTCGCCGAGGCCATCACCAAGGCCCGCGACGGCGACGCCACCGGCCTGGAATCCTTCGTGCTCCCACTGTGGAACGGCCCCGACCGCGACATGATCCGCCTGGACGGCGGCCTGGTCACCACCTGCAACGACACCACGACCAGGGTCGACCCGGCGCGCGCGGCCACCCTGGCCCAGGAGTGGACGGCGAAGTACCCGATCTTCGGCGCACTGAGCGCCCACGAGCTGGCCTGGTGCATGCCCTGGCCGGTACCCGCCCAGCCCCTGCCCGTCCCCCGCGCGCCGGAAGCGCCGCCGATGTTGGTGCTGGGCACGGAAAAGGACGCGGTGACCCCGTTGGCGGGCACCACCAAGACGGCCGAGGCACTGTCCACGGCGGTGCAGGTCAACTGGCAGGGCGCGGGCCACGGCGCGTTCGCCCGGTCCAGCTGCGTCAACGAGGCGAGCAGGCTGTACCTGGTCGAGGGCAAGGCCCCGACAAACGGAACGGTGTGCCCCCCGTGA